The segment GCGCCCGCCGCGAGGAGGTCAGATCACGCCAATTGGAGGTCATGTGTCCGGGAATGCTATCAGGGACAGCAGCGGCGAAAAGATCTTCTGAAGTTGCAGCGCCGGGAATCACAGCGCCAGATACGCCGCCCGCACACCCGGATCGGCCAGCAGCGCCTCCCCCGTGCCTTCTTTGACCACCTGCCCGTTTTCCAGCACGTAGGCACGGTGGGCCAGCCGCAGACTCAGGCCCACATTCTGCTCGACCAGCAGCACGCTCACGCCCTCGGCATTGACGGCCTTGAGTGCTTCAAACACCGTCTGGGTCATCAGCGGCGAGAGGCCTAAGCTGGGTTCGTCGACGACCAACACGCTGGGAAGGCCCATCAGGGCGCGGCCCACTGCCACCATCTGTTGCTCGCCGCCCGACAGGGTGCCCGCCAACTGCTTCGAGCGTTCCTGTAGGCGTGGAAACAGGGCGTACACCTGCTCCAGCGTCTGCTGCTGGGCGGCTCTGGCTTCCGGACGCATGGCCGCGCCGAGTTCGAGATTTTCGCGGACAGTCATCATCGCAAACAGTTCGCGACCTTCTGGGACATGGCCCAGCCCCAGCGCGACCACATCGCTGGGCGCGGCGCGGGTAATGTCGTGCCCTCCCAAACGAATGCGGCCCCCAGTGGGCTTGACCACGCCGCTGACGGCACGCAGCGTGGTCGTTTTGCCCGCGCCGTTGGCCCCGATCATCGCCACGAATTCGCCCGGCCCGACCCGCACGCTCACGTCCCACAGCACCTGCACCTTGCCGTAGCCTGCGGCCAGCTGTTCGATGACGAGTTCTTGTCCGGCCCTGTGAGGTTGAGTTTGATTCACGCGCGGCTGTTGAATGTTGGTCATGCGTGTAGCCCCGCTTCTGTACCCAGATAAGCCGCCACGACCTGCGGATTGGCCGTGACCTCGTGGTAGGTGCCCTCGGCCAAGACCTGTCCCTGATCCATGACCACTACCCGGTCGGCCAGGTCGCGCACCACCGGCATGATGTGTTCGATAAACAGGACGCTGATGCCGCTGTCCCGCACGCCGCGCACCAATTCCACGGCTTCCTGCGCTTCGGCAGGTCGCAGTCCGGCCATCACCTCGTCCAGCAGCAGCACGCACGGCTGGGTCGCCAGAGCGCGGGCCACTTCCAGCCGCTTGTCTTGCAGTAGGGTCAGCTCATGGGCGGCGCGGTCGGCGTGGGCCGCCAGTCCGGTGCGCTCCAGCAGGTCATAGGCCCGCTCCCGCGCCTGTGGCAGCCGCATCCCCCGCTGACCGAACAAGGCTCCCACCGTCACATTTTCATGAACTGTCATCTCCGGAAAGGGCCGCACGATCTGAAAGGCCCGGCCCAATCCGGCGTGGCAGCGGCGTTCCATCGGCGCGTCGGTGATGTCTTCTTCTTGCAGCCACAGGCGGCCCGTGCTGGGGCGGTACACGCCCGACAGCAGATTGAGCAGCGTGGTCTTGCCTGCCCCGTTTGGCCCGATCACGGCCAGAATCTCGCCTGCATACTGGGTGAAACTGACGTTCTGCACGGCGCTCAGCCCCCCAAATCGCTTGCTGAGGTTCTCGGCCCGCAAGACAGCTTTGGCTTGAACGGAGCTCACAGATCGCCCCCCTGCCGCCCGCGACGCCACAGGCCCACGATGCCGCGTGGCAGCCACAGGATACTGAGCATCAGCACCAGTCCGTACACCACCAGATAGCCGTTTTTGACGGTGTTGTGCAGCAGTTCTTCGGCCACCCGCAATACAGTTGCGCCCAGAATCGGGCCAAGGGTGGTGTACAGGCCCCCAAAAATGCTGGTGGTCAGCGGCGAAATGGAATTGGCGAGGCTAAAGGTGTCGAGCGGACTGATAAAAAAGGTCTTGCCCGCGTACAGCACGCCTGCCAGCGCCGCCAAGACGCTGGACAGGAAGAAGGCCGCCAGCTTGTACCGCACCACGCTCACGCCCAGCACCCGC is part of the Deinococcus sp. QL22 genome and harbors:
- a CDS encoding ABC transporter ATP-binding protein, with translation MSSVQAKAVLRAENLSKRFGGLSAVQNVSFTQYAGEILAVIGPNGAGKTTLLNLLSGVYRPSTGRLWLQEEDITDAPMERRCHAGLGRAFQIVRPFPEMTVHENVTVGALFGQRGMRLPQARERAYDLLERTGLAAHADRAAHELTLLQDKRLEVARALATQPCVLLLDEVMAGLRPAEAQEAVELVRGVRDSGISVLFIEHIMPVVRDLADRVVVMDQGQVLAEGTYHEVTANPQVVAAYLGTEAGLHA
- a CDS encoding ABC transporter ATP-binding protein codes for the protein MTNIQQPRVNQTQPHRAGQELVIEQLAAGYGKVQVLWDVSVRVGPGEFVAMIGANGAGKTTTLRAVSGVVKPTGGRIRLGGHDITRAAPSDVVALGLGHVPEGRELFAMMTVRENLELGAAMRPEARAAQQQTLEQVYALFPRLQERSKQLAGTLSGGEQQMVAVGRALMGLPSVLVVDEPSLGLSPLMTQTVFEALKAVNAEGVSVLLVEQNVGLSLRLAHRAYVLENGQVVKEGTGEALLADPGVRAAYLAL